In bacterium, the sequence GCTCGGCGAGCATCAGGGCCTCGGCCTCGACCCGCTTGGAGGTCTCTTGGCGCAGGCGGTTGAGGCGATCGAGCTCCAGGGCGAACTCGCGCGCGTCGTCCAGGGTCTCGGAGAGGAAGAGCTTGAGGCCGACTTCGGGATGGTCCATGCGGCCGGCGGCGTTGATGCGCGGCCCGATCCGAAAGCCGATGTCGCCCGCGTTGATGGCTGCCAAGCTGTTGATGTTGGCGATCTCGGCGAGGGCCTGAATGCCGGGGCGCGGCTCGGTCGCGATCAGGTGAAGGCCGCGCCCGACGAGCGTGCGGTTGACGCCGGTCAGGGGGGCCATGTCCGCGATGGAGCCGATGGCGACCAGGTCCAACAGGTCCTCGACGCCGTGCTCGGAGGGGGCGATCGCTTCGAGGGCGCACGCGAGGGTATAGGCGACCCCCACGCCGGCGAGCCCCGCCATCTCGGGCGGGCAGCCGCCCAGGCGCGGGTTGATGAGCGCGTACGGGGTGGGAAGGATCTCGGGCGGGGTGTGGTGGTCGGTGATGATGACTTCCATGCCGCGCGACGTGGCGAATTCGACCTCATGGACGGAGGAGACGCCGTTGTCCACCGTGACGACCAGCTTGAGGCCCCGGTCGGCGAGGTCCTGGAGGGCGTTGCAGTTCATGCCGTAGCCGTCTTCGAAGCGGTGGGGCAGGAAGTACTGGACGTTGTAGCCGGCGCGCGCCAGGTAGCTGAAGAGCAGCGAGGTACTGGTCACCCCGTCGGCATCGTAATCGCCGTAGACGACGATGGGCTCGCCGGTTTCGAGGGTGCTTGCGAGACGGCGGGCGGCCTTTTCGATGCCGGGCAGGGCCCAGGGATCGAGCTCGTAGGGTTCGTGGCCCAGGTAGCGGCGTCCGGCTTGGGGGTCCGAGACCCCGCGGACGGCGAGCATGCGGGCGAGCAAGGGGGTGATGCCGAGTTCGTACGAGAGGCGGTCGATGAGGTCGGCGTCGGCGTCGCGGAGGTGCCAGGTGTCTTCGAGGTGATGCATAGGTTTTTCATACCCCGGAAGGCCTCGCTCCATCTTTACAAGGGGGGGATCTCCTGGTAGGATTGGTTCCTGTTTCGAGGAAACGTCGAGACGTTCGCCGGATTAGCACAGCGGTAGTGCATTCGATTCGTAACCACGTTTGTGGTCCCGGCAGTCCCACAATCAAAAGGTCATGTAACCCTGGAAGCGGAAGGCTCCCAGGGATTTGCTTTTTTTGGGCAATTTGATTCTTTCATGAAACCAATGAAACCCGTGAAACCGATTTCGTTTCACTCAAAACCGGGAGTACATCCGAACTAATGTTCGACAATCCTGACTACTTACGTAAATAGCTTAAATCCGTTTAGACCGAATGCAACTGAGGGATCAATTCTAAAAAGATCTTTTCAACGTGATTAATAAAGTCATCACAAAATTTTGAATTTATACGGATATATCCGATCACTTCAAAACCTGGACCGTGTGCTTCGACGGTTAGCCCTGAAAACCTTTGGGAAAACTGCTGAAACAGGGTAAGCGTCTTTGCGTGTCTAATTCTTCCGATTTCGTGTGTTAAGATATTTCTGATTTTGGAAAAAGTATAAAAATCGTTCCAATACCCGTCTCTAATCTGGTATCCGGCAACTTTTTCGAGATATTTTCTGATCTTCTGTGGACCATCTCCAGTTAAATCATCGATATTTAACTTGCTTCCAGTTGATTTACTGACTGCATCACAAAACCCATACAATTCCGTCTCAACAAACGAAAAGCAAGACAAAAATACGCCCTTGTATAATAATTCCTTGAAATCACGCAGTGCATATTCCTGATATTGCTGGTATACCAAACCGTCTTCGACTTCACTATCACACTTGGCACTTGTTATTTGTTGCGAGACCTCCTCTTTTACCTCATCAAGCCGTTTCTCATAAAGAGAATCAGTTACAGATAGGTACTCTCTCATGGTGCTAAGAGAGTTAATTACGTAATGATGATAAAACTCACCAGTTTCAATCATGATTTCTGACCTACGATTCCCTATTGCTATAAATACTTTCTTGCGATCGCCATTTCAAAGTCAGACAAGCCGTCTAGCGTCCGGGGGTCAATCTTCGCCTTAGCTCTTACTTCATCGACATTTGAGCAATCGAGAAATCGCTTTGCCACCTTGTTAACTAAGTTTGTAGGCAAACCAGTTTCTCGTAATGAGATTTCGTGGTCTTCCACAAAGCCATATTCCAATTTCGTGATAACGTACGCCAAATTAATAGGTTTCTCAGGGCAGACAAAATTATATAAATTTTCGAATGCCGCTAGATAACGAGGCAAGGCGTATTCGAAGTATTTGTAGATCAGGCTGAAGACAGCACGAACACGGGTGTCTATATGAGCTGCCGAATGCTTGGCAATCATATCTTTAATCGTAGGCTGACCATAGAGATACATCTTTGTAAAAAACTTTAGTGAAGACAGTGACTGAAGCCTTGCATTAACTACTCCTTTGTCTGCTTCCGTGAAGAGATTATTGAAGCAAATTTCTATAATGCCGTCGATTTGGGCCTTCTTCGGCATAGCTCCAGAGAACCTCAAGCATTCAACAAGATCAGGGTTATTACGCAAAGTCGTTATCAGAGCCACTTGCTTAAAGATAGGTATGTATTTATTTTTTCTTATTAGTTCGATGGGGATATGATAGCTATCTAGCTCTCGAACGATGCGTTTCCTTTCGGAAAGGTTATACTTTGATAGGTCTTCCTCATCCAGGAGTATGTTTTCTTCTGGGGTAAGGTCATCATAGTCAAAAAGCGCAAAATCAACGTTGTCTAATTCTTCATCCGTTGGAAGATCAACTAAGGAAATAGATCGACCAATAAAATGTGAACCAAGTCTTCCAGCGCGACCTTTGATGTTTTTTACATCAAATCCACTAAGTGGTTCAGTTCCCTTAGTGTTTTCGGCGAAGATTACGTTTCTTGCGGTTGTATTAACGCCTTCAATTAGTGTTGGACTGCACACAATGACACGAATTGCTTTTGCATTGAATGCATCTACAATTTCCGAAGCAACAAACTTTGGTAGTCCTGCATGATGGAAAGCTACGCCCGTACGCAAATATTTTATGAGAGACCATTCATGTGACACGTTGGATTCTATGTACTCAATC encodes:
- the recJ gene encoding single-stranded-DNA-specific exonuclease RecJ, yielding MHHLEDTWHLRDADADLIDRLSYELGITPLLARMLAVRGVSDPQAGRRYLGHEPYELDPWALPGIEKAARRLASTLETGEPIVVYGDYDADGVTSTSLLFSYLARAGYNVQYFLPHRFEDGYGMNCNALQDLADRGLKLVVTVDNGVSSVHEVEFATSRGMEVIITDHHTPPEILPTPYALINPRLGGCPPEMAGLAGVGVAYTLACALEAIAPSEHGVEDLLDLVAIGSIADMAPLTGVNRTLVGRGLHLIATEPRPGIQALAEIANINSLAAINAGDIGFRIGPRINAAGRMDHPEVGLKLFLSETLDDAREFALELDRLNRLRQETSKRVEAEALMLAELEVDPAKDSAIVLAKEDWHHGVIGIVAARLVEAYARPVILLALDGDHWKGSGRSPEGVNLFKALEASRDLLARWGGHAQAAGVGLSQENLEAFRARLNQAVQQQGLDVSERPPRYVDAEVHLAEVTPQVVRELAWLQPTGQGNPEPVLAVREVKVVKQKLRGKEKRHLFLEVQHGLEIREAVGFNMGTLHPVPEEISLTFTPEFNYFNGQLKVQLRLHGVSQAGQA